In one window of Camelus bactrianus isolate YW-2024 breed Bactrian camel chromosome 13, ASM4877302v1, whole genome shotgun sequence DNA:
- the MED8 gene encoding mediator of RNA polymerase II transcription subunit 8, whose translation MQVRIRLALVTANQPLVTGQKREEKQLEASLDALLSQVADLKNSLGSFIYKLENEYDRLTWPSVLDSFALLSGQLNTLNKVLKHEKTPLFRNQVIIPLVLSPDRDEDLMRQTEGRVPVFSHEVVPDHLRTKPDPEVEEQEKQLTTDAARIGADAAQKQIQSLNKMCSNLLEKISKEERESESGGLRPNKQTFNPADTNALVAAVAFGKGLSNWRPSGSSGPGQPGQPGAGTILAGASGLQPVQMAGAPSQQQPMLSGVQMAQAGQPGKMPSGIKTNIKSASMHPYQR comes from the exons AGGGAGGAGAAGCAGCTTGAAGCATCATTAGATGCACTGCTGAGTCAAGTGGCTGATCTGAAGAACTCCCTGGGGAGTTTTATTTACAAACTGGAGAACGAGTATGACCGGCTGACCTG GCCCTCTGTCCTGGACAGTTTTGCCTTGCTGTCTGGACAGTTGAACACTCTGAACAAGGTCTTGAAGCATGAGAAGACACCACTGTTCCGTAACCAGGTCATCATCCCTCTGGTGTTGTCCCCAGACCGAGACGAAGATCTCATg CGGCAGACTGAAGGACGAGTACCTGTTTTCAGCCATGAGGTGGTTCCTGACCATCTGAGAACCAAGCCTGACCCTGAGGTTGAAGAGCAAGAGAAGCAGCTGACGACAGATGCTGCCCGCATTGGTGCTGATGCAGCTCAG AAGCAGATTCAGAGCTTGAATAAAATGTGCTCAAACCTTCTGGAGAAAATcagcaaagaggaaagagaatcaGAGAGTGGAG GTCTCCGACCGAACAAGCAGACCTTTAACCCAGCAGACACCAATGCCTTAGTGGCAGCTGTTGCCTTTGGGAAGGGGCTGTCTAATTGGAGGCCTTCAGGCAGCAGTGGTCCTGGCCAGCCAGGCCAGCCAGGAGCTGGGACAATCCTTGCAGGAGCTTCAGGATTACAGCCGGTGCAGATGGCAGGCGCTCCAAGCCAGCAGCAGCCAATGCTGAGTGGGGTGCAGATGGCCCAAGCAGGTCAACCAG GGAAAATGCCAAGTGGAATAAAAACCAACATCAAGTCGGCTTCAATGCATCCCTACCAGCGGTGA